Genomic DNA from Candidatus Parcubacteria bacterium:
GCTACACGCCCAATTTAATTATATATTTTTACTTAAATAATAATCACTGATAGATTTCAATCCCATAAGTATTTTTTCCGTCAGCCTCGCATCCCCAATTTTCACATTACAAGTACCATGACCAAAACTTCCTTTATGATTTATACTCGCCTTATCTGTTTTTTTGATATAGGGTTTATTAAATTGGGAAATGGGAATATTTAAAATTTCTGACCAAAATTTTATTTCTTTAGCAATATTCATATCTTTATATAAATGAAGATGAACCTTAAGTTTCTCCTTAGGTACCTTTAAACTTTTTATTAGCCAATCCATAAAAAATTTTATAATTGAGGGATCTGTATTTGATACAGAAAGACGACACATACCAACTTTTGCTCCTTCTCCCCAATAAAGAAATAAACCGGCAAGATATAATTCTCGTTTATC
This window encodes:
- a CDS encoding helix-turn-helix domain-containing protein — translated: MAKFKDHQMALTLRKQGMSYSQIKKILKVSKSTLSAWLKDYPLSKKRIRELRDWNEQRIEKCRETKRKKKEERLNKFCKEQKRIIFPFDKRELYLAGLFLYWGEGAKVGMCRLSVSNTDPSIIKFFMDWLIKSLKVPKEKLKVHLHLYKDMNIAKEIKFWSEILNIPISQFNKPYIKKTDKASINHKGSFGHGTCNVKIGDARLTEKILMGLKSISDYYLSKNI